Proteins encoded within one genomic window of bacterium:
- a CDS encoding LysR family transcriptional regulator has translation MNAEWLRYFVALAQARNFHAAAAELHITPQALSKAIAGLEKQLDLRLVERSHRVEGLTAAGEAFLLEAKTILRSIENAERTMAEWQGSEPMGPVTIAGDSLWNHYLLPPILADLTQRFPKIRPKLHEMLQDDVEHWVAAGKVDVGLLLSPPKRAEFEWAEGLSTPYVIAGRPQEGSTWQDLGYIVPRFFRRETTSSLDGWPEETHPRRIVAEVELLETAIHLCEAGVGAAFLPALSIQDRITQGTLAVVAEAPCAFVDHLFIIWRKGVQPTAPTREILKALKAL, from the coding sequence ATGAACGCAGAATGGCTCCGGTACTTCGTCGCCCTCGCCCAGGCCCGCAACTTCCACGCGGCGGCCGCCGAGCTGCACATCACGCCTCAGGCCCTGAGCAAGGCGATCGCCGGGCTGGAAAAACAGCTCGACCTGAGGCTCGTCGAGCGCAGCCACCGGGTCGAAGGGCTCACGGCCGCAGGGGAGGCCTTCTTGCTGGAGGCCAAGACGATCCTGCGCAGCATCGAGAACGCCGAGCGCACCATGGCCGAATGGCAAGGATCCGAGCCCATGGGGCCCGTGACCATCGCCGGGGACAGCCTCTGGAACCATTACCTGCTGCCTCCGATCCTCGCCGATTTGACCCAGCGCTTCCCGAAGATTCGACCGAAGCTGCACGAGATGCTGCAGGACGACGTCGAACACTGGGTGGCTGCCGGCAAGGTGGACGTGGGCCTGTTGCTCTCCCCGCCCAAGCGAGCGGAGTTCGAGTGGGCGGAGGGCCTCAGCACGCCCTACGTCATCGCGGGAAGGCCCCAGGAAGGCAGCACCTGGCAAGACCTAGGCTACATCGTGCCCCGCTTCTTTAGGCGCGAGACGACGAGCAGCCTGGACGGTTGGCCGGAAGAAACCCACCCGCGGCGGATCGTCGCGGAGGTTGAACTGCTGGAGACCGCCATCCATCTATGCGAGGCAGGGGTGGGCGCGGCCTTCCTGCCGGCGCTGTCCATCCAGGACCGGATCACGCAAGGGACGCTCGCCGTGGTGGCCGAGGCCCCGTGCGCGTTCGTCGATCACCTCTTCATCATCTGGCGCAAAGGGGTCCAGCCGACGGCCCCGACCCGCGAGATCCTAAAGGCCCTGAAGGCCCTCTGA
- a CDS encoding LysR family transcriptional regulator, with the protein MNAEWLRYFVTVAQARNFHAAATELHITPQALSKAVAGLEKQLNLKLVERDRRVEGLTAAGEVFLQEARAILRSIENAERAMAEWRGSEPMGPVAIAGDGLWYHYLLPPILADLIQRFPKVRPQLHEMPPDDVEHWVATGKADVGLLLSPPKRAEFEWVEGMRTPYVIAGLPQEKRPWQELGYIVPRFFRREMPESLDGWPEETHPRRIVAEVELLETAIHLCEAGVGVAFLPELSIQERIAQGTLAVVAEAPRAFADHLFIIWRKGVHPTAPARELLSALKAL; encoded by the coding sequence ATGAACGCAGAATGGCTCCGTTACTTCGTCACGGTCGCCCAGGCCCGCAACTTCCACGCGGCGGCCACCGAATTGCACATCACGCCTCAGGCCCTGAGCAAAGCGGTCGCCGGGCTCGAGAAGCAGCTCAACCTGAAGCTCGTCGAGCGCGATCGCCGCGTCGAGGGCCTCACGGCCGCGGGGGAGGTCTTCCTGCAAGAGGCCCGCGCGATCCTGCGCAGCATCGAGAATGCCGAGCGAGCGATGGCGGAATGGCGAGGCTCCGAGCCCATGGGGCCCGTGGCCATCGCCGGGGATGGCCTCTGGTACCACTACCTGCTGCCCCCGATCCTCGCCGACCTGATCCAGCGCTTCCCCAAGGTCCGGCCGCAGTTGCACGAGATGCCGCCGGACGACGTCGAACACTGGGTGGCCACCGGCAAGGCGGACGTGGGCCTGCTGCTCTCCCCGCCCAAGCGAGCGGAGTTCGAGTGGGTGGAAGGGATGCGAACGCCCTATGTCATCGCGGGGCTCCCCCAGGAGAAGCGCCCATGGCAGGAGCTCGGCTACATCGTGCCCCGCTTCTTTAGGCGCGAGATGCCGGAGAGCCTGGACGGCTGGCCGGAAGAGACGCACCCCCGGCGGATCGTCGCGGAGGTCGAACTGCTCGAAACCGCCATCCACCTCTGCGAGGCGGGGGTGGGCGTCGCCTTCCTGCCGGAGCTCTCCATCCAGGAGCGGATCGCGCAGGGGACGCTCGCCGTGGTGGCCGAGGCCCCGCGCGCCTTCGCCGATCACCTCTTCATCATCTGGCGAAAGGGAGTCCACCCCACGGCCCCGGCCCGTGAGCTGCTCAGCGCCTTGAAGGCACTCTAG
- a CDS encoding sulfurtransferase TusA family protein — protein sequence MDSLNTTKTLDVKGLKCPMPIVKAKKALDTMTPGETLAVVATDKGSVLDFQGWSKTNKAARLLDQQSIKTEDGSELYVHIIERQG from the coding sequence ATGGATAGCCTGAACACCACCAAGACCCTCGACGTGAAGGGCCTCAAGTGCCCCATGCCCATCGTCAAAGCCAAGAAGGCGCTGGACACCATGACCCCCGGCGAGACCCTCGCGGTCGTCGCGACGGACAAAGGCTCGGTGCTGGACTTCCAGGGCTGGAGCAAGACCAACAAGGCCGCCCGCCTGCTCGACCAGCAGAGCATCAAAACCGAGGACGGCTCCGAGCTGTACGTCCACATCATCGAGCGCCAGGGCTAG
- the hemH gene encoding ferrochelatase has protein sequence MPGFVGCARAGRTLRNGLKSPDGAPARQKGKNVESTGVLLINLGTPNAPVTAEVRDYLAEFLGDPRVLTMPTPVRLMLLNLVILPFRSKRSAAAYREIWTEEGSPLRFHSRDLLALVREALGPEVPVELAMRYGSPSIESSVHVLRRKGANRIVVLPLYPQHASSTGGSSLQEVYRAAGTCNNVPSLQVVAPFYDHPAFVRAFSAIAQPVMEDFSPDHMLFSFHGLPESHLKKGDDTGSHCLASAGCCDRMTSANRNCYRAQCYASARAIAGALSLPTERYSVSFQSRLGRTPWIQPYTEETLIQLAKKGVKRLAVMCPAFTADCLETIEEIGMRAKETFIAAGGEDLRLVPSLNSHPAWVEAVVELLAPHLPTERSAALALPSSGS, from the coding sequence ATGCCCGGTTTCGTCGGCTGCGCCCGCGCTGGACGGACCCTTCGAAACGGCTTAAAATCCCCAGATGGCGCCCCTGCGCGCCAGAAAGGGAAGAACGTGGAATCGACCGGAGTCCTGCTCATCAACCTGGGCACCCCCAACGCCCCCGTCACCGCCGAGGTCCGGGACTACCTGGCCGAGTTCCTGGGGGATCCGCGGGTGCTGACCATGCCCACTCCGGTGCGCCTGATGCTCCTGAACCTCGTCATCCTGCCCTTCCGCTCCAAGCGCTCGGCAGCGGCCTACCGGGAGATCTGGACCGAAGAAGGCTCGCCCCTGCGCTTCCACAGCCGGGACCTGCTCGCGCTGGTGCGGGAGGCCCTGGGGCCCGAGGTGCCGGTGGAGCTTGCCATGCGCTACGGCTCCCCCTCGATCGAGTCGTCCGTGCACGTCCTGCGCCGCAAGGGCGCCAACCGGATCGTGGTGCTGCCCCTCTACCCGCAGCACGCCTCGTCCACCGGGGGCTCGTCCTTGCAGGAGGTCTACCGCGCCGCGGGCACCTGCAACAACGTCCCGTCGTTGCAGGTGGTGGCGCCGTTCTACGACCACCCGGCCTTCGTCCGGGCCTTTTCGGCGATCGCCCAGCCCGTCATGGAGGACTTCTCCCCCGACCACATGCTCTTCAGCTTCCACGGACTGCCCGAGAGCCACCTCAAGAAGGGGGACGACACCGGCAGCCACTGCCTGGCGAGCGCCGGGTGCTGCGATCGCATGACCAGCGCCAACCGCAACTGCTACCGCGCCCAGTGCTACGCGAGCGCCCGGGCGATCGCAGGGGCCCTTTCGCTACCGACCGAACGGTACAGCGTCTCCTTCCAGTCGCGCCTGGGTCGCACCCCCTGGATCCAGCCCTACACCGAAGAGACGCTCATCCAGCTCGCCAAAAAGGGCGTCAAGCGCCTGGCCGTCATGTGTCCCGCCTTCACGGCGGATTGCCTCGAGACGATCGAAGAGATCGGCATGCGCGCCAAGGAGACCTTCATCGCGGCGGGTGGCGAGGATCTGCGCCTGGTGCCCTCGCTCAATTCGCACCCCGCCTGGGTGGAGGCCGTGGTCGAGCTGCTCGCTCCCCACCTGCCTACCGAGCGCTCAGCTGCTCTCGCTCTGCCTTCTTCAGGCTCTTAA
- the galT gene encoding galactose-1-phosphate uridylyltransferase, giving the protein MSELRWNPIAEEWVVTATHRQDRTFMPPADYCPICPTKPGGFPTEVPASDYEYVVFENKFPSFRPHPDAPAVEGSDLMPVRPATGACEVVLYTPKHEGTLADRTIPEIERLVRVWQDRYRALGARDEISYVFIFENKGEAIGVTLHHPHGQIYAFSYLPPKIERELSSQAKHHAKTGRCLHCDVLEEERRDGRRIVAENEHFIALIPFYARYPYEVHLYAKRHVEAIDQFDREARLDFARMLKTVMRKYDGLFGFSLPYMMVMHQRPTDGLDHPGCHFHVEFYPPNRTAHKLKYLAGCESGAGTFINDTLPEEKAAELRAIPVENLS; this is encoded by the coding sequence ATGTCCGAGCTGCGCTGGAACCCCATCGCCGAAGAGTGGGTGGTCACCGCGACCCACCGGCAGGACCGCACCTTCATGCCACCGGCGGATTACTGCCCGATCTGCCCGACCAAGCCCGGTGGCTTCCCCACCGAGGTGCCGGCTTCCGACTACGAGTACGTGGTCTTCGAGAACAAGTTTCCTTCCTTTAGGCCCCACCCGGACGCGCCCGCGGTCGAGGGCAGCGACCTGATGCCGGTGCGGCCGGCCACAGGGGCCTGCGAGGTGGTGCTCTACACCCCCAAGCACGAGGGCACCCTCGCGGACCGCACGATCCCCGAGATCGAGCGGCTCGTTCGGGTCTGGCAGGACCGCTACCGGGCCCTCGGCGCGCGCGACGAGATCTCCTACGTCTTCATCTTCGAGAACAAGGGCGAGGCCATCGGGGTGACCCTCCACCATCCCCACGGCCAGATCTACGCCTTCAGCTACCTGCCCCCCAAGATCGAGCGCGAGCTTTCGAGCCAGGCCAAGCACCACGCCAAGACGGGCCGGTGTCTCCACTGCGACGTGCTCGAAGAAGAGCGGCGTGACGGCCGCCGGATCGTCGCCGAGAACGAGCACTTTATCGCGCTCATCCCCTTCTACGCCCGCTATCCCTACGAGGTGCACCTCTACGCCAAGCGGCACGTGGAGGCGATCGACCAGTTCGATCGCGAGGCCCGGCTCGACTTCGCCCGCATGCTCAAGACGGTGATGCGGAAGTACGACGGGCTGTTCGGCTTCAGCCTGCCCTACATGATGGTCATGCACCAGCGGCCGACCGATGGCCTGGACCACCCGGGCTGCCACTTCCACGTGGAGTTCTACCCGCCCAACCGGACCGCCCATAAGCTGAAGTACCTGGCCGGTTGCGAGTCGGGCGCTGGCACTTTCATCAACGATACCTTGCCTGAAGAGAAAGCCGCCGAGCTACGCGCGATCCCGGTGGAAAACCTCAGCTAG
- a CDS encoding DsrE/DsrF/DrsH-like family protein — protein MEATATLEALEARLSRLESELAAIRENVPEDKVSMVVFSGDLDKTLAAFIIATGAATMGMDVSMFFTFWGLSAIKQKRLFDDKSLSERMMALMTPSSSQELNPSKMAFMGAGAALLRQMMKEKDVASLEDLIGLAREMGVKFTACEMSMDVMGIKREELLPEAELGGVAAFMADALKSRTSLFI, from the coding sequence ATGGAAGCCACCGCCACGCTCGAAGCCCTGGAGGCGCGCCTTTCGCGCCTCGAATCGGAACTCGCCGCGATCAGGGAGAACGTGCCCGAGGACAAGGTCTCGATGGTCGTCTTCTCGGGCGACCTGGACAAGACACTCGCCGCCTTCATCATCGCGACGGGTGCCGCCACCATGGGCATGGACGTCTCCATGTTCTTCACCTTCTGGGGGCTCTCGGCCATCAAGCAGAAGCGCCTCTTCGACGACAAGTCGCTGAGCGAGCGGATGATGGCCCTCATGACCCCTTCGAGCTCCCAGGAGCTGAACCCGTCCAAGATGGCCTTCATGGGCGCGGGAGCGGCGCTCTTGCGGCAGATGATGAAGGAAAAGGACGTGGCCTCGCTGGAGGATCTCATCGGCCTGGCCCGAGAGATGGGCGTCAAGTTCACCGCCTGCGAGATGAGCATGGACGTCATGGGCATCAAGCGCGAAGAGCTGCTGCCCGAAGCGGAGCTCGGCGGGGTGGCGGCCTTCATGGCGGACGCGCTCAAGAGCCGCACGTCGCTCTTCATCTAA
- a CDS encoding zinc carboxypeptidase, which yields MFKRSLRAALSLFAASMVASCGLASGPLGGDGEGAPIAFSSKDQIVAVEMTYKQRDQLNALVNAGADIWSVDRKGMRVKGSLNQAQYEKAKTLGFKIVRRSDRYLNNTFDKGYHTYDTMLAELQEVAAKYPHLVELQDIGDGWEKTQGKGSRDIWAVHFKKAGTSKPTVLFAGCHHARELATPEVVLKMVHHLADGYGKDAEVTAAVDNRDIWLVPMVNPDGHGLAAKGNNHRKNTNNVTGGKSRLGVDLNRNYDSSWGTAGDSGNPESDTFRGTKAFSEPETQTMRDLMLRIKPVVYLTFHSFSNAVMWPWDKKDEPAPDKRLAPIGQAMGKLSGYDAYQGSKMYVNSGDDVDWAFEKLGTLAYTVEIGSYNDGFDPPYSRMPRFWDENRPMMLLALKLADNPDAIFGPKVQAAGTAGQLSLQAETPIVQAEYFVGRPGAAGTGTPMQIGDRKAAAAVRSATRQVVYVHAKGANGAWGPWDTTWSN from the coding sequence TTGTTCAAGCGTTCGCTCCGCGCCGCCCTCTCGCTGTTCGCCGCCTCCATGGTCGCGAGCTGCGGCCTCGCTTCCGGCCCGCTGGGCGGTGACGGGGAAGGGGCGCCCATCGCCTTCTCCTCCAAGGACCAGATCGTCGCCGTCGAGATGACCTACAAGCAGCGCGACCAGCTCAACGCCCTGGTCAACGCGGGGGCCGACATCTGGTCGGTGGATCGCAAGGGCATGCGGGTCAAGGGCTCGCTCAACCAGGCCCAGTACGAGAAGGCCAAGACGCTCGGCTTCAAGATCGTCCGCCGCAGCGATCGCTACCTCAACAACACCTTCGACAAGGGCTACCACACCTACGACACCATGCTCGCCGAGCTCCAGGAGGTCGCGGCCAAGTACCCCCACCTGGTCGAGTTGCAGGACATCGGCGACGGATGGGAGAAGACCCAGGGCAAGGGCAGCCGCGACATCTGGGCGGTCCACTTCAAGAAGGCCGGCACGAGCAAGCCCACCGTCCTGTTCGCCGGTTGCCACCACGCCCGCGAGCTCGCCACCCCCGAGGTGGTGCTCAAGATGGTCCACCACCTGGCGGACGGCTACGGCAAGGACGCCGAGGTGACTGCGGCCGTCGACAACCGCGACATCTGGCTGGTGCCCATGGTCAACCCGGACGGCCACGGTCTCGCCGCCAAGGGCAACAACCACCGCAAGAACACCAACAACGTCACCGGCGGCAAGAGCCGCCTCGGGGTGGACCTGAACCGCAACTACGACTCGTCGTGGGGCACCGCGGGTGATTCGGGCAACCCCGAGTCCGACACCTTCCGCGGCACCAAGGCCTTCTCGGAGCCCGAGACCCAGACCATGCGGGACCTCATGCTCCGCATCAAGCCCGTCGTCTACCTCACCTTCCACTCCTTCAGCAACGCCGTCATGTGGCCCTGGGACAAGAAGGACGAGCCCGCTCCGGACAAGCGCCTCGCCCCCATCGGCCAGGCCATGGGCAAGCTCTCGGGCTACGATGCCTACCAGGGCAGCAAGATGTACGTCAACAGCGGCGACGACGTGGACTGGGCCTTCGAGAAGCTGGGCACCCTCGCCTACACCGTCGAGATCGGTAGCTACAACGACGGCTTCGATCCCCCCTACTCGCGCATGCCCCGCTTCTGGGACGAGAACCGCCCCATGATGCTCCTCGCCCTCAAGCTCGCCGACAACCCGGATGCGATCTTCGGGCCCAAGGTCCAGGCGGCAGGCACCGCGGGTCAGCTCAGCCTCCAGGCCGAGACCCCCATCGTCCAGGCCGAGTACTTCGTCGGCCGCCCGGGTGCCGCGGGCACCGGCACCCCGATGCAGATCGGCGATCGCAAGGCCGCCGCAGCCGTTCGCTCGGCCACGCGTCAGGTGGTCTACGTCCACGCCAAGGGTGCCAACGGCGCCTGGGGGCCCTGGGACACCACCTGGAGCAACTAG
- a CDS encoding DUF302 domain-containing protein, with protein sequence METYGLGGKVQLDHATALEKTKEALKANGFGVLSEIDVQATLKAKLGVDRPPYVILGACNPGLAHQALTAEPDLGLLLPCNVVVYEDAQGVWVKAIEPAKMLSVVENPAVEPVATQVRGLLERVLSDIPSEA encoded by the coding sequence ATGGAGACGTACGGGCTGGGCGGCAAGGTCCAACTCGACCACGCCACCGCCCTCGAAAAGACCAAGGAGGCCCTGAAGGCCAACGGCTTCGGCGTCCTGTCCGAGATCGACGTGCAAGCCACCCTCAAGGCCAAGCTCGGCGTCGATCGGCCGCCTTACGTGATCCTGGGGGCCTGCAACCCCGGCCTCGCCCACCAGGCGCTCACCGCCGAGCCCGACCTGGGGCTGCTGTTGCCTTGCAACGTGGTGGTCTACGAGGACGCGCAGGGGGTCTGGGTCAAGGCCATCGAGCCCGCCAAGATGCTCTCGGTGGTCGAGAACCCCGCCGTCGAGCCGGTCGCCACCCAGGTGCGCGGCCTGCTTGAGCGCGTCCTTTCCGACATCCCTAGCGAGGCGTAG
- a CDS encoding class I SAM-dependent methyltransferase: protein MTATFWNERFSQDTYVYGEAPNTFVADQAHLLPSGSRVLSLGEGEGRNATYLAAQGAVVTALDSSAAGFEKLRRLAEQRGVAVEAILGDVTTHDLGTERWDAILNIYCHLPSSARGPLYEAIRRALKPGGLFMTEQFSPEQLAYQSGGPKDPDMLMTLAELSSAFEGWEVLVAREEVIHLDEGPFHQGAAAVTRFIARKP from the coding sequence ATGACCGCCACCTTCTGGAATGAACGCTTCAGCCAAGACACCTACGTCTACGGGGAGGCCCCCAACACCTTCGTGGCCGACCAGGCCCACCTGCTGCCATCGGGCAGCCGGGTCCTGAGCCTCGGCGAGGGCGAGGGGCGCAACGCCACCTATCTTGCGGCCCAGGGCGCCGTCGTCACGGCCCTGGACAGCTCGGCGGCGGGCTTCGAGAAGCTGCGGCGCCTCGCCGAGCAGCGGGGCGTGGCGGTCGAGGCCATCCTCGGCGACGTCACCACGCACGACCTGGGCACCGAGCGGTGGGATGCGATCCTCAACATCTACTGCCACCTGCCGTCGTCGGCCAGGGGCCCTCTGTACGAGGCCATCCGACGGGCCCTGAAGCCCGGCGGGCTCTTCATGACCGAGCAGTTCTCCCCCGAGCAGCTCGCCTACCAGAGCGGGGGCCCCAAGGATCCCGACATGCTCATGACCCTCGCGGAGCTTTCGAGCGCCTTCGAGGGCTGGGAGGTCCTGGTCGCCCGCGAAGAGGTCATCCACTTGGACGAAGGGCCGTTCCACCAGGGAGCGGCCGCCGTCACCCGGTTCATCGCACGCAAGCCATAA
- the ybaK gene encoding Cys-tRNA(Pro) deacylase, which translates to MKTNAVRLLDQAKVSYRLVEYEVDESDLSAESVARKIGLRDAEIFKTLALKGDKTGVLLVLVPAGTELDLKAIAQVSGNKRCEMLPLKDVQPVTGYIRGGVSPIGTKKRFPVYLDQSAMDQATISISAGVRGTQILLAPADLVKMVQATLAPVAKPAGSPSAELE; encoded by the coding sequence ATGAAGACCAATGCCGTTCGTTTGCTGGATCAGGCCAAGGTGTCCTACCGCCTCGTCGAGTACGAGGTCGACGAGAGCGACCTGTCGGCCGAGTCGGTCGCGCGCAAGATCGGCCTGCGCGACGCGGAGATCTTCAAGACCCTCGCGCTCAAGGGCGACAAGACCGGGGTGCTCCTGGTACTGGTGCCGGCGGGCACCGAGCTGGACCTCAAGGCGATCGCCCAGGTGAGCGGTAACAAGCGTTGCGAGATGCTGCCTCTCAAGGACGTGCAGCCCGTGACCGGCTATATCCGGGGAGGCGTCTCGCCCATCGGCACCAAGAAGCGCTTTCCGGTCTACCTGGACCAGAGTGCCATGGATCAGGCCACCATCAGCATCAGCGCCGGGGTGCGGGGGACCCAGATCCTGCTTGCGCCCGCTGACCTGGTGAAGATGGTGCAGGCGACGCTCGCGCCCGTGGCCAAGCCTGCCGGATCGCCTTCGGCGGAGTTAGAATGA
- a CDS encoding aspartate aminotransferase family protein codes for MREGLKAIDAWKDTFAPFEPSSLLAVEPQTVSTVLSELATRLQDNYPFFHPHYAGQMLKPPHPVAMAAYHMAMQINPNNHALDGGPATAAMEREAVAELARMFGYAEHLGHLTSSGTIANLEALWVARCLHPDKAVAFSRQSHYTHQRMCEVLGIRGVAIEVDDRGRLSLDDLRAKMQHEPIGTVVATLGTTGLGAVDPLDELIPFAKEAGLRVHVDAAYGGFYRLLAELTPSPVPAAPFRAIAQADSIVVDPHKHGLQPYGCGCVLFKDPSVGVLYRHDSPYTYFTSAELHLGEISLECSRAGAAAAALWATMRCLPFAPEAGLGLSLQASRRAALAWAELLTDSTALHLVMPPELDIVTFFPTGGGWSASAISQEADRIFRTLMEAPEAPIFLAKLQLPKSLVAPRAPELVWDQDTVTVLRSCLMKPEHEHIVPELHRRVEEAARVPSRR; via the coding sequence CTGCGCGAGGGCCTGAAGGCGATTGATGCCTGGAAGGATACCTTCGCGCCTTTCGAGCCCTCGTCGCTGCTCGCGGTGGAGCCGCAGACCGTCTCGACGGTCCTCTCCGAGCTGGCGACGAGGCTTCAGGACAACTACCCCTTCTTCCACCCCCACTACGCGGGGCAGATGCTCAAGCCGCCCCATCCCGTCGCCATGGCCGCCTACCACATGGCCATGCAGATCAACCCCAACAACCACGCGCTGGACGGGGGCCCCGCCACCGCCGCCATGGAGCGAGAAGCCGTCGCCGAACTGGCGCGGATGTTCGGCTATGCCGAGCACCTGGGGCACTTGACCAGCAGCGGGACGATCGCGAACCTCGAAGCCCTCTGGGTGGCGCGCTGCCTGCATCCCGACAAGGCGGTGGCCTTCAGCCGCCAGAGCCACTACACCCACCAGCGCATGTGCGAGGTCCTCGGCATTCGGGGAGTCGCCATCGAGGTGGACGATCGCGGCAGGCTCTCGCTCGACGATTTGCGCGCGAAGATGCAGCACGAGCCCATCGGGACCGTGGTCGCGACCCTCGGAACCACCGGGCTCGGCGCGGTCGATCCGCTCGATGAGCTGATCCCCTTCGCGAAAGAGGCGGGCCTTCGCGTCCACGTCGATGCGGCCTACGGGGGCTTCTACCGCCTGCTCGCCGAGCTCACGCCGTCTCCGGTGCCTGCGGCCCCCTTCCGCGCGATCGCCCAGGCCGACAGCATCGTGGTCGATCCCCACAAGCACGGCCTCCAGCCTTACGGCTGCGGCTGCGTCCTCTTCAAGGACCCGTCGGTCGGCGTGCTCTACCGGCACGACTCGCCCTACACCTACTTCACCTCGGCGGAGCTGCACCTGGGCGAGATCAGCCTGGAGTGCTCGCGCGCGGGCGCGGCGGCCGCCGCCCTCTGGGCCACCATGCGCTGCCTGCCTTTCGCCCCCGAAGCGGGCCTCGGGCTCAGCCTCCAGGCAAGCCGCCGCGCGGCGCTGGCCTGGGCCGAGCTTCTCACGGACAGCACGGCGCTTCACCTGGTGATGCCGCCGGAGCTGGACATCGTGACCTTCTTCCCGACGGGGGGCGGCTGGAGCGCCAGCGCGATCAGCCAGGAGGCCGATCGGATCTTCCGGACCCTGATGGAGGCCCCCGAGGCCCCCATCTTCCTCGCCAAGCTTCAGCTCCCGAAGAGTCTGGTGGCCCCCCGGGCCCCCGAGCTGGTCTGGGATCAGGACACCGTGACGGTCCTGCGCTCGTGCCTGATGAAGCCCGAGCACGAGCACATCGTCCCGGAGCTCCATCGAAGGGTCGAGGAGGCGGCTAGAGTGCCTTCAAGGCGCTGA
- a CDS encoding putative sulfate exporter family transporter, which translates to MITTTAPAPPLKSNPAPGLLLALVLAAASYWLATFPGLKVVGALTVALLIGILWRATAGLPAVAVPGTKFTAKTVLRAGIVLMGARLDFGVVAQAGPKVLFLDVVMIALGIAGIFWITKRFGVERKLGLLIAVGTSICGASAVAAASSVAKADEDQTTLAVALMGLLGTAGVLLYVFTGRFFGLTDHQLAILSGSTLHEVAQVMAAAFTWGTEAGDMGTLVKLTRVVLLAPALVVVGLALDGGGRLRYTWKEPPIPWFVIGFLAMGLAATLGFFPGALKGWLSTASIFLMVMAMAAMGLNTPLGMIRKAGMKVIYAGLAGFGLLAVTSYALIRLLDIH; encoded by the coding sequence ATGATCACCACGACCGCTCCGGCCCCGCCCCTCAAGTCGAATCCGGCGCCAGGGCTGCTCCTGGCGCTGGTACTCGCAGCCGCCAGCTACTGGCTCGCCACCTTCCCCGGTCTCAAGGTGGTGGGCGCTCTCACGGTCGCTCTGCTCATCGGCATCCTGTGGCGGGCCACCGCAGGGCTGCCGGCCGTCGCGGTACCGGGCACCAAGTTTACCGCCAAGACCGTGCTGCGCGCCGGGATCGTCCTGATGGGGGCCCGGCTCGACTTCGGCGTGGTCGCCCAGGCCGGGCCCAAGGTCCTCTTCCTCGACGTGGTCATGATCGCGCTGGGGATCGCGGGGATCTTCTGGATCACCAAGCGCTTCGGGGTCGAGCGCAAGCTCGGCCTGCTCATCGCCGTCGGCACCAGCATCTGCGGCGCGAGCGCAGTGGCCGCGGCGTCGAGCGTCGCCAAGGCGGACGAGGATCAGACCACCCTCGCCGTCGCCCTCATGGGCCTGCTCGGCACCGCCGGGGTGCTGCTCTACGTCTTCACCGGCCGCTTCTTCGGGCTGACGGACCACCAGCTCGCCATCCTCTCGGGCTCCACCCTGCACGAGGTCGCCCAGGTCATGGCCGCCGCCTTCACCTGGGGCACCGAGGCAGGCGACATGGGCACCCTGGTCAAGCTCACCCGGGTGGTGCTGCTCGCCCCGGCCCTCGTCGTGGTCGGGCTCGCCCTGGACGGAGGGGGGCGCTTGCGCTACACCTGGAAGGAGCCGCCGATCCCCTGGTTCGTCATCGGCTTTCTGGCCATGGGTCTGGCTGCTACCCTCGGCTTCTTCCCCGGCGCCCTCAAGGGCTGGCTCTCGACTGCGAGCATCTTCCTGATGGTCATGGCCATGGCCGCCATGGGCCTCAACACCCCGCTCGGCATGATCCGCAAGGCCGGGATGAAGGTCATCTACGCGGGCCTTGCGGGCTTCGGCCTGCTCGCGGTGACGAGCTACGCGCTCATTCGCCTGCTCGACATCCACTGA
- a CDS encoding MmcQ/YjbR family DNA-binding protein produces MDVRTFEAACMAKPGVSASYPFGPEAHVFKVLDKMFALVAVDSAPLRVSLKCDPERALILRETYPAIQPGYHLNKRHWNTLTLDESLSDELVLQLVAHSYELVVKSLKKAEREQLSAR; encoded by the coding sequence ATGGATGTACGCACGTTCGAAGCCGCCTGCATGGCCAAACCCGGGGTGAGTGCCTCGTACCCGTTTGGGCCGGAGGCGCACGTCTTCAAGGTCCTGGACAAGATGTTCGCCCTGGTGGCGGTGGATAGCGCGCCCCTGCGGGTCAGCCTCAAGTGCGATCCCGAGCGCGCCTTGATCCTGCGCGAGACCTATCCCGCCATCCAGCCGGGTTATCACCTCAACAAGCGTCACTGGAACACGCTGACGCTGGACGAAAGCTTATCGGACGAGCTGGTGCTCCAGCTCGTCGCCCACTCTTACGAGCTGGTTGTTAAGAGCCTGAAGAAGGCAGAGCGAGAGCAGCTGAGCGCTCGGTAG